The sequence TCCTCGGTGCACAACCGCTTGCCCGCGGTCTGGCAGGCGTCCTTCGCCTCCAGCCAGCTGACGTTGACGGTGGGCAGTGCCCCGGCCTGGTTGGGGTGCTCGAACTCGTCCACACAGAACGAGGGCACCTGCCGGTTCTCGAGTGGACGCTCATCGGAGGCCTGGTCCGGATCATCCGGCGCGGTGCCCATCTTGAAGGCCCCTCCGCTCACCAGCTTCATCCCCGGAGGACAGCTCCCCGCGGGGGCCATCGCCACAGCCGGGGGGCTCTCCCGGGGGGGCGGCGCCTGAGGGCGCGGGGCCTCTGGCGCGGGCAGGGACGGCGTCCCCACGGCCCCGGGCGCGGGCCCCGGCCGCAGCCGCTTCAGCAGCAGGTAGCCCACGGCCGAGCCCGTCACCAACCCCGCGACGGTCAGCAGCGCCAGCCACAGGAGCAAGCGGCGGCGATCCCCCATGTCCCGCTTGCCTCGGGCCGGGCCCTTCTGGCGAGCCCGGGGCGCGGGCGGCGTGGGAGGGGCCACGGGCGGACTGGCGGCCGGGGGCGGCGGCGCGGCCACGGCGGGCCGGGGGGCGGGATGAGGCTTGCTGGCGCGCGGCTCGGGCGCTGGCCGGGGCTCCACCGGCGGACTGGCCGCACCGGTGCGGACCGGCGGCTCCGGGACGTCCGCCTTGCGCGCACCGGGCGCCGCGGGGGTGGCGGCCATGATGGCGGCCAGCATCTCCGCATCCATCGGCTGGGTGGCCTCGGAGGGCGGCTCCGGCCGCTGCCCTCCCCGGGCCGGGGAAGCCCCGGAGGGGATGGGGAGCTGATCCGTGGGAACCGGCGGCGGCGGCTTTTCGCTCTGGCGCACCGGGGGCAGGCTCCGCGAGGGGCGGCTCGAGGCCCCCGGACTGCGCGCCACGATGGCGGAGACCTCGGCGGAGAACTCCCCGGCCGTCTTCGGCCGGGCAAGCGGGTTGGCGTTGAGCGCCCGCCGGTAGAGGGCCTCGAAGGCGGGCGGAAGGTCCGGACTCTTCACCAGGAGCTCCGGCACCCCGGCCCCATCGGGGGTGAGCCCGGTGAGCATCTCGCCCACGATGGCCGCGAGCGAGTAGAGGTCCATCCGCGTGTCGATCTCCCCGCCGGAGACGTACTCGGGGGCGATGTACCCCTCCACGCGGTGGCTCTTCTGGGCCTGCACGAACGGCGGGCGCGGAATCCCCAGCGCGAGCCCGTAGTCCGTCACCTTGAGCATGTCTGGCAGGACGATGATGTTCTCGGGCTTGAGGTCCGAGTGGGGGCCGTACCGGTGCGCGGCATCCACCGCGGAGGCGAGCTGCGCCAGCAGCGGCTCCACTTCCCTCAGCGTGAAGGGCTGCCCCTTGGCGGCGCGCCCCTCCATCATCCGGCGCAGCGTCATGCCCTCCACGAGCTGCGTGGTGAAGAAGGGCCGCTCCCGGTCAGTGCCCTCCTCGTACACGCGCAGCAGGTTCGGGTGGCTGAGCTTCTTGCCCACCCTCAACGCCAGGGCGAACTGGGTCCGCTCCTCGGGCTCCTGCAACAGCCGGGGGCTGATGACCTTGAGGGCCACCTCCACGTCGTGCGCCTGATCCAGCACGCGGAAGACGTGGCCCAGCGGCCCACCTCCCACCCATTCCTGGATGGTGAAGCGTCCCGCGACGATGTCTCCCGGCTTGTAGGGCGCGTTCTCGGAGCCACTGCGGCGGCGCGCGGGACCTCCCGCCGCCTGCCGGGCCGCGTCGTACTTCTGGCCGCAGGTCGGGCAGGTCTCGCTCGTGTCAGGGACGTGGCTGCCGCAGCGGTAGCAGAGCACGGAGGGGGGGCTCCAAAATCCTTACGGGCCCTTGGCCGACAGCCCGCGTCATCCCTATCCTGCCCGTACCCAGGTCCGCAAGGAACGGCCGTGTTTCATCGTCCGGTGGAGCCGAAGCCCCCCTCGCCCCGGGGCGTGACTTCCAGCACGGAGACCTCCTGAAGCTCCACGGTGGACACGGGCACCACCACGAGCTGGGCGATCCGGTCTCCCCGGCTCAGGGTGAAGGGCTCCTGCGAGAGGTTCACCAGGATGACCTGCACCTCGCCCCGGTAGTCCGCGTCGATGGTGCCCGGCGCGTTGAGCAGGGTAACGCCGTGCTTCAGCGCCAGCCCCGAGCGCGGGCGCACCTGGCCCTCGTAGCCCGGGGGCAGCGCGAGGGCGAGTCCGGTGGGCACCGCCAGGCGCTCCAAGGGCTTGAGCGTCCGGGCCCCCTCGATGTCCGCCCGGAGGTCCATGCCCGCCGCGAGCTCCGTCTCGTAGCGCGGCAACGGCAAGGGCTCGGGGTGGTCCGGGCGCACACGGCGCACCTGCAGGCTCAGGGGCGAAGGCATGTCCTTCCAAGTAACACACAGCCCTACACCTGTCAGATTCGCGGCCTCAAGGAAGGGGCGGGCCGGCGACCGCCTGCTTCCGGACGCGGAAGCGCAGCGGATCCACCGCCTGCGCGGACAGCTCGAGCTGGTAGTGAAGGTGGGGGCCGGTCGACCGGCCCGTGTTGCCCGAGCGGGCGATGGGCTCGCCGCGCGCCACGCGCTGCCCCGGGCGCACCAGCAGCTCCGCGTTGTGGCAGTAGGCGGTCGTCACCCCGCTGCCGTGGTCGATGAGGAGCACCTTGCCGTTCACGGCGTCCTCGCTCGCGCGGCGCACCGTGCCCTCCGCCACCGTGCGCACCTCCGTCCCGACGGGGACGCCCAGGTCCACCCCGGTGTGCAGCTTCCGCGTGCCCAGCGTGGGGTGGACGCGGTAGCCGAAGGGGCTGGAGATGCGGGTGGACTCCGGGACGGGCCACCCCAGCCCGAACGCGGTGGTGAGCGCCAGCGTCTGGGTCGCCGCCACCTTCGCGTCCTCGAAGCCCGGCGGAAGCTGCTGCGCCAGCCGCTCCAGCGAGAGGGCCCCGCCTTCCGCCCCCACCCGCTCCACCGCGTAGCGCGCGGGAACCCGCCCGGCGAACACGGCCGTGAGGCGGGCCTGCGGGTCGGGAAAGTCCACCCCGAGGGCCTCGTGGAGTGCCCGGGCCGCCGCCGGGCCGCCCTCGGCATCCAGCAGCGACAGCGGGGACACCCCCACTTCCCGGGCGAGCGCCATCGTGTGCCGGCGCGCCTCGGGCTTCAGCCCCTTCAGCGCCAGGTGGGTGCCATAGGCAAGGGCCTCCGCCTGGGAGAGCCCCCGGGGCAAGGGCGCCTCCGGCACGAGCGCGGCGGCCGCCACGCCCGAGCTGCTCACCCCCTCGTAGTAGGCCAGCAAGGGGCGGGCGGTGCTCTGCGTCCGAAAGGCCCAGGCCGCCCCCCGCCGCACCAGCGCCCCCGCGGGCGTGTGGTGGTAGGCCGCCCAGAGACACAGGAGGGCCATCGTGAAGTCGAGCAGCCCTCGGGCACGGTGCGAGAACACGGGCTCTCCTCAGCGCAGGAACGAGAGAACGGGAGCGGCATCCCACACCGCCGCGAGGGCCAGGGGCACCGCCAGCGCCGAGCCCACCAGGCCATACGAGAGGGCCTGCCACCGGGAGCGGACCTGCGCCTGCGAGGCGGCATCGGCGTGCTGAAGGTTGCGCAGCACCGCGCGCCAGCCCAGCGTCGCCAGGATGCCGCCCAGCGCCGCGAGCGCCAGCCCCCGGGCCGCCACATCCGCCGCGCCCTCCCCGAACAGCTCCCGCCAGGACAGATACACCGTGCCCTGGACGAGCCGCGCCACCGAGCACGCGCCGGCGAGGACCACGGCCGCCGTGGCCAGCGGCCGCACCCACCGGACCGTGGTGGGCTGGCGCAGCGCGCGCGCGAAGAGCGCCCTCCACCCCGGCTTCCCCTCCCGGGGCGGAAGGTACCTGCGCCAGGGCTCCTCCTCCTCTGAAGGGGGCCGCGTCTCCCGGTAGCCCAGCGCGGGAAGGGCCAGCACCAGGTCCACGGCCAGCTCCCACGCCAGGGCGAGGCCCCGCGCGAGCTGGGTGCGCCGCTCCAACGACAGGAGGTCCACCCACCCCTCCGTCCACGGGGAGCCGCCCACCCACTGGTCGAACGCGGCATCCAGCCCATCCACCAGCGTGAGCAGCCGGTCATCCACCGTGTCCGTCGCGGCATGGACGCCCACGGCGATGAGGCTGAGCAGCCCCAGCGGCATGAAGGCCCAGCGGAAGCCCCCCATGAAGCGCGAGAGTCCCGCCAGGGGACCGGCGGGCGCGGCACGAGGCGTCAACGGGCGCAGGGACACGGGGGCTCCAGGAGCGGGCCCGCCTTCAACGCGCGAGCGGCCGGGAGGATCTTTCCCCGCCCTCCTCCCGCGTGCCAAGCCCCCCCTGGAAACGCGAACGCCCTCCCCCGCCGGAGCAGGAGAGGGCGCGGTGGCTCCCCGGAGGGAGCGTGCCGGGAGGGCCGCTTAGGCCTTCGCGTCCGGCTGGGTGGCCGAGGGGGCACCCTCGCCCGGGGGCGGCGTCTGCTGGGCGGCGGCGCGCTCGGCCATCGCCTCCTTGCGCGACAGGCGGATCTTGCCCGTCTTGTCGATGCTGACGACCTTCACCAGCACCTCGTCGCCCTCGTTCAGCACATCCGAGACGCTCTTGACGCGCTTGTCGGACAGCTCGGAGATGTGGATGAGGCCGTCGGTGCCCGGGAACAGCTCCACGAAGGCGCCGAACTCGGCGATCTTCCGCACGGTGCCGGTGTAGATCTTCCCGATCTCGGCCTCGCGCGTGAGCGCCTGGATCATCGCGATGGCGGCCTTCACCGAGTCCGAGTTCGCGCTGGCGATGTCCACGCGGCCCGAGTCCTCGATGTTAATCGCCGCGCCCGTGCGCGCGATGATGTCCTTGATGACCTTGCCGCCCGGCCCGATGACGTTCTTGATGTACTCGGGACGGATCTGGATGGTGGTGATGCGCGGGGCGTACTGGCTGATCTCCTTGCGCGGCTCCGCCATCGTCTTGAGCATCTCGCCCAGGATGTGGATGCGGCCCTGACGCGCCTGCTCCAGCGCGCGGCTCATGATCTCCGTGGTGAGGCCGGTGATCTTGATGTCCATCTGGATGGAGGTGATGCCCTTCGAGGTGCCGCACACCTTGAAGTCCATGTCGCCCAGGTGGTCCTCGTCACCGAGGATGTCCGAGAGGATGGCGACCTTGTCGCCCTCCTTCACCAGGCCCATGGCGATGCCGGCCACGGGGGCCTTGATGGGCACCCCTGCGTCCATCAGCGCCAGCGTGCCACCGCACACCGAGGCCATGGACGAGGAGCCGTTGGACTCCAGGATGTCCGACACCAGGCGGATGGTGTACGGGAAGCTGTCGCTCTTGGGCGCCATGTTGCGCAGGGCGCGCTCGGCCAGGGCGCCGTGGCCCACCTCGCGCCGGCCGGGGCCGCGCAGGGGCTTCGTCTCGTTCACGCTGAACGGCGGGAAGTTGTAGTGCAGCATGAAGCGCTTGAAGACCATGCCGCCCAAGAGCTCCAGCCGCTGCTCGTCGTCGCTGGTGCCCAGCGTCGTCACCACGAGCGCCTGCGTCTCGCCGCGGGTGAACACCGCGCTGCCGTGGGTGCGCGGCAGCACGCCCACCTCACAGGTGATGGGGCGCACCTCGGCGTGGCCACGGGCGCCGATGCGGCCCCCGTCCACGGTGATCTGCCGCATGTGCTCGTACTTCAGGTCCTCCACCACCTGCTTGGCGTGCTTCTCCACGGTGGGGGTGTAGCCCTCGCCGAGCTGCTCCTTGAGCTTGGCGATGGTCTCCTTCTTCGCCTTGCCGAGCGCGTCGTAGCGGGCCGCCTTCTCCTTGATGGTGTAGCCCTTGACGATGCCGTCCCAGGCCAGCTCCCGCACCTTGGCCTTGAGCCCCTCGTCGATGGAGGCCTGCTTCTCGTACGCGCGCACCGTCTTGTTCAGCTCGCGGCGCAGCTCGTCCTGGATGTCCAGCGCGGGCTGAACGGCCTGCTTGCCGAACTCGAGCGCGGCCACCATGTCCGCCTCGCCCACTTCCTCGGCGCCACCTTCCACCATGACGATGGCCTCGCGGCTCACCGCCATCACCAGGTCGATGTCGCTCTGCTCGCGCTGCTTCATCGTGGGGTTGGCCACGAACTTGCCGTCCACGCGGCCCACGCGGATGCCGGCGATGGGGCCGTTGAACGGGATGTCCGAGACCCACAGCGCCGCGGAGGCGCCGGTGATGCCGTGGATGTCACCCTCGTTGTCCGGCTCCGCGGAGACGACGCTGGCGATGATCTGCGTCTCGTACGCGTAGCCTTCCGGGAACAGCGGCCGGCAGGAGCGGTCCACCAGACGGCTCGCCAGGGTCTCCTTCTCGGTGAGGCGGCCCTCGCGCTTGAAGTAGCTGCCGGGGATGCGGCCGGCCGAGTACAGCTTCTCCTGGTACTCCACCGTGAGCGGCAGGAAGTCGATGTCCTTCTTCTCGCGCGCGCTCACCGCCGTCACCAGCAGCATCGTGTCGCCGTAGCGCACCACGACGGCGCCATCGGCCTGCTTGGCCAGACGGCCCACCTCGATGCTCAGCTCACTGTCACCAATCTTGACGCTCTTCTTCAGCATGTCCTTGCCTTTGCTTCCTGGAGGCTCCATCCGGCGCGTCCCGCCTCGCACCCGCGAGGGGAGTCCACGCCCCAGAAGGGCCTCACGTGATGAGCGGTCGCCGGGCCTTGGACAGGCGGAATCGGGCAACCGCAACCTGACTGCACTGGGGGCGCTTGGAGGTGCGCCGGAGGGATGTTGCGGAACTTTTGATCCCTGATCGAAGGGGCCGACCCACGGGTCAGCCCTCTCGAACGGAAACCAAAACCTCCAGCCCCACCCCGCCCTTGCTCCTTCGCCGCCCCGACTCTTTTCAACGAACCCGCTACCAACAAACGAACGGGGCGCTGGCATTCACCAGCGCCCCGAAAACCGCGATGTGCCTACTTGCGGATACCGAGACCATCAATGAGCTTCTTGTACCGGTTCGTATCCTTGGACTTGAGGTAGTCCAGGAGACGGCGGCGCTGACCCACCAGCTTCAGCAGACCGCGGCGGGAGTGGTGGTCCTTCTTATGGGTCTTGAAGTGCTCGGTGAGCATGTTGATGCGCTCGGACAGCAGCGCCACCTGCACCTCGGGGGACCCCGTGTCGGACTCATGGGTCCGGAACTTCGTGACCAGCTCGGACTTACGCTCCTGATGCAACGACATGTGGCTTCTCTCTTGATTCCCACTCCGGGGGTACTGCCGAGGCGCCTCAGTCCGCGGAGGGGTACAGACAGGGCCTTTGCCTACTAACGGGCGGGGGGGCTTATAAGCTTCGCCATCGTAACCGGTCAACCTTCCAGGCCTGCCCGGCTGTCTCCTGGGCGGCAAGGCAAGGTCAGCAGATACACTTTCTGTCCAGCAGCGAGCCCTTGGCCCCCGGAGGCCGTCGCGACGTGCAGGAAGCGGCCTCCCGGGTTTTTCAGGTCTCCGGCCAGGAAGGCCTTGGCCCGGGGGTAGAGGTGGAGCAGCGCCTCCACCACGTCCCCCACCTGCGCCGTGGCGGGCAGGCTCAGGCTCACCGTGGAGCGGCCGTCGAAGACGCTCCGGAGCACCGGCGAGAGCACCACGGTGATGTCGAGTGCCCGGGCCACATGCCCCCTCAGGTCAGACCAGCACGCGCAGGTAACTCAACCGCCCCCGGATGACTTCGGCCACGGCCAGGAGCGCCCCCTCGGGCCCCACCACCCGGATGCGGCCGGGCAAGGGCGGGGCCTCCAGCGGCACGCCGTGGGAGACGCGCACGGCGGCCTCGGCGCTCACCCGCAGCTCGGGGAGGTTCGTCAGCGCCGCCGACAGGGGCAGCAGCTTGCGCGCCATCGCCTCCCGGTCCTGCGCCAGCGCGGGCAGCTCCGCCAGGGGCAGGGCCTGGGCCAGGACGAAGGGCCCACTGGCCGTGCGGCGCAGCGCCGTGAGGTGTGCCCCGCAGCCCAGCGCCCGGCCAATGTCATAGGCCAGGGTGCGCACGAAGAACCCCTTGGAGCAGCGCACCGAGAGCCGCAGCCGCGTGGCGGAGAAGTCCCGCAGGGTCAGCTCGTAGACCGTCACCTGGCGGCTGGCCCGCTCCACCTCTTCGCCCGCGCGCGCCAGCTCATAGAGCCGTTTGCCGGCCACCTTCACCGCCGAGTACATGGGCGGCACCTGCTCGAAGGTACCCCGGAAGGAGGCCAGCGCGTTCTCCACCAGCGCGGCCGTCAGCGGGGGCACGGGCGCCTCGGCGACCACCTTGCCCTCGGCATCCTGGGTATCCGTCTCCACCCCCAGGTGCACCGTGGCCTCGTAGGCCTTGTCCCCCTCGGTGACGAAGCCGGCCACCTTGGTGGCCTCCCCGAGGCAAATGGGCAGCACGCCCGTGGCCATGGGGTCCAGGGTACCGGTATGTCCCACCTTCTTGACCTTCAACAGCGTGCGCACCTGACGCACCACGTCGAAAGAAGTGGGACCCGAGGGCTTATCGACGACCAGGACTCCGTCCATGACGTGCCTATCATCCCGGATGCCGGGCGCCGTGGCTACCAGCCTTCCTTCTGCTTCACCTCGCGCAGCAGGCGGTCGATCTTGTCGCCCTCGCCCACGGACTCGTCGAAGGAGAAGAAAATCTCGGGGGACACCCGCAGGTTGACGGCGGAGGTCACCTCGCGGCGCACGAAGCCCTTGGCGGCCTCCAGCCCCTTCTGGGTCTCCTCGCGCTCCTTGTCGGTGCCCATCATCGAATAGAAGACGCGGGCCACGCGCAGGTCCGGGGACACCTTCACCCCGGTGATGGTGATGAAACCGATGCGTGGATCGCGCAGCTCGCCCCGGGTGAGCAGTTGGCCAATGGCGGCCTGGATCTCCTGGCCCACACGCTCCGGTCGGGAATGCGTCGTCATTTCTTCTCCCAATCCCGGGGGTTGCGCAGGGAGCGCGCGCGTGCCCGGGCTTCGTCCAACGTCCGTGGCGCTCCCGCCGGTGGCGCGGGCTTGCTCGCGCCCTCCCGCCCATCGTGCCGCCGCTCCCAGTCACCCAGGCCTTCCGCCTCGGCCATGGACCGCTCTCCCCGGTTCAAGCTGGCAATCAGCTCGTCCGGGCTCAAGCCCTGCGGCTCTGCTTCTGTTTCCCCGCCGTCCTCTTCCTCATCCGCCCCGGCCCCCCGGGAGGACGGGGGCAAGGCCGCCACCTCGTGCGGATAGAGCTGGGCGCCGAAGGCCATCATCTCCTTCTGCCGGGAGATGAGGGGAGCGACGTACATCTCCTCCACGAAGTGGATGATTTTCTCCATCTGCTCATCCACGTGGCGGCTCTCGTTGCCCACCACCGCCAGCGCGATGGACGCCTTCTGCCAGAGGTCCTGGTCGTCGACCTCGGCGACGGCGACGTTGAACCGGGCCTTCACCCGGTCCGTGACGCGGCGGAGCACCTGGCGCTTGGCCTTGAGGGAGCCACTCTCGGGAATTTGCAGCGTCAGACGCGCGACACACACGAACATGAAAAAACCCTCCGCCCGGCGGCGGCACAAGGCCAGCCGCCGGGGCCACCGGTGGACAGCTCCGAAGGCAACAACGAAGGGTTACGTCAGGCTCTGACGGGTCTCCTCGATCTCGTACGCCTCGATGATGTCGCCGGCCTTGAGATCATTGAAGTTCTCGATGCCGATACCGCACTCGAAGCCCTGAGCCACTTCCTTGACGTCGTCCTTGAAGCGCCGCAGGGACGCCATCTTCCCGGCGAACAGCTGCTTGTTCTCGCGCATGAGGCGCACGAACGAGCCGCGCTTGATGACGCCGTCGAGCACCGCCGCACCGGCGATGGTGCCCAGCTTCGGCACGTTGAACGTGTTGCGGACCTCGGCGCGGCCCAGCTTCCGCTCGGTGCGAATGGGCTCCAGGAGCTCTTCCATGGACGAGCGCACCCCGTCGATGAGCTCGTAGATGATGCTGAAGCTGCGCAGCTCCACGCCCTCGGCCTTGGCGGCGGACTCCGCGCCCGACTCCGGCTTGACGTTGAAGCCGAGCACCACGCCCTTGGAGGCGGCCGCACGCATGACGTCCGACTCGGTGATGGCGCCCACGCCGGTGTCGATGACCTCCACCTTGACCTTGTGGGTGGTGAGCTTCTGCACCGCCTGCTTCACGGCCTCGGCCGAGCCCTGCACGTCCGCCTTGATGACGACGCGCAGCTCCTTCGGACCGCCGCCCGCCTTCGTCTTGGCGAAGAGCTGATCCAGCGTCTCGCGGCTGACCTTGCTGAGCTCCGTCTGGCGCGACTTCATGCCGCGGTGCTCGGCGATCTGCTTGGCCGCCTTCTCGTCCGCCACCACGTTGATGGTGTCGCCGGCGGTGGGAACACCGGACAGACCGATGACCTCGGCGCAGTAGCCGGGCAGCACTTCCTTCACCGACTCGCCGCGGCTGTTGTTCATGGCGCGCACGCGGCCGTAGTCCGTGCCGGTGACGACGGCATCGCCCAGCCGCAGCGTGCCCTCCTGCACCAGCACCGTGGCCACGGGGCCCCGGCCGCGGTCCAGCTTGGCCTCGATGATGGCGCCCACCGCCGGACGGCTGGGGTTGGACGTCA is a genomic window of Stigmatella erecta containing:
- a CDS encoding DUF503 domain-containing protein, encoding MFVCVARLTLQIPESGSLKAKRQVLRRVTDRVKARFNVAVAEVDDQDLWQKASIALAVVGNESRHVDEQMEKIIHFVEEMYVAPLISRQKEMMAFGAQLYPHEVAALPPSSRGAGADEEEDGGETEAEPQGLSPDELIASLNRGERSMAEAEGLGDWERRHDGREGASKPAPPAGAPRTLDEARARARSLRNPRDWEKK
- the truB gene encoding tRNA pseudouridine(55) synthase TruB; protein product: MDGVLVVDKPSGPTSFDVVRQVRTLLKVKKVGHTGTLDPMATGVLPICLGEATKVAGFVTEGDKAYEATVHLGVETDTQDAEGKVVAEAPVPPLTAALVENALASFRGTFEQVPPMYSAVKVAGKRLYELARAGEEVERASRQVTVYELTLRDFSATRLRLSVRCSKGFFVRTLAYDIGRALGCGAHLTALRRTASGPFVLAQALPLAELPALAQDREAMARKLLPLSAALTNLPELRVSAEAAVRVSHGVPLEAPPLPGRIRVVGPEGALLAVAEVIRGRLSYLRVLV
- a CDS encoding bifunctional serine/threonine-protein kinase/formylglycine-generating enzyme family protein yields the protein MLCYRCGSHVPDTSETCPTCGQKYDAARQAAGGPARRRSGSENAPYKPGDIVAGRFTIQEWVGGGPLGHVFRVLDQAHDVEVALKVISPRLLQEPEERTQFALALRVGKKLSHPNLLRVYEEGTDRERPFFTTQLVEGMTLRRMMEGRAAKGQPFTLREVEPLLAQLASAVDAAHRYGPHSDLKPENIIVLPDMLKVTDYGLALGIPRPPFVQAQKSHRVEGYIAPEYVSGGEIDTRMDLYSLAAIVGEMLTGLTPDGAGVPELLVKSPDLPPAFEALYRRALNANPLARPKTAGEFSAEVSAIVARSPGASSRPSRSLPPVRQSEKPPPPVPTDQLPIPSGASPARGGQRPEPPSEATQPMDAEMLAAIMAATPAAPGARKADVPEPPVRTGAASPPVEPRPAPEPRASKPHPAPRPAVAAPPPPAASPPVAPPTPPAPRARQKGPARGKRDMGDRRRLLLWLALLTVAGLVTGSAVGYLLLKRLRPGPAPGAVGTPSLPAPEAPRPQAPPPRESPPAVAMAPAGSCPPGMKLVSGGAFKMGTAPDDPDQASDERPLENRQVPSFCVDEFEHPNQAGALPTVNVSWLEAKDACQTAGKRLCTEEEWEKACKGAGNARFPYGNAFDADRCSTDDAAGNDRVLAAAGHFPQCRSSYGVADLSGNVAEWTATPYAGGADMTQKGGAFNRSAFAVRCSARLNGLPSARSGTVGFRCCSGLQP
- the pnp gene encoding polyribonucleotide nucleotidyltransferase codes for the protein MLKKSVKIGDSELSIEVGRLAKQADGAVVVRYGDTMLLVTAVSAREKKDIDFLPLTVEYQEKLYSAGRIPGSYFKREGRLTEKETLASRLVDRSCRPLFPEGYAYETQIIASVVSAEPDNEGDIHGITGASAALWVSDIPFNGPIAGIRVGRVDGKFVANPTMKQREQSDIDLVMAVSREAIVMVEGGAEEVGEADMVAALEFGKQAVQPALDIQDELRRELNKTVRAYEKQASIDEGLKAKVRELAWDGIVKGYTIKEKAARYDALGKAKKETIAKLKEQLGEGYTPTVEKHAKQVVEDLKYEHMRQITVDGGRIGARGHAEVRPITCEVGVLPRTHGSAVFTRGETQALVVTTLGTSDDEQRLELLGGMVFKRFMLHYNFPPFSVNETKPLRGPGRREVGHGALAERALRNMAPKSDSFPYTIRLVSDILESNGSSSMASVCGGTLALMDAGVPIKAPVAGIAMGLVKEGDKVAILSDILGDEDHLGDMDFKVCGTSKGITSIQMDIKITGLTTEIMSRALEQARQGRIHILGEMLKTMAEPRKEISQYAPRITTIQIRPEYIKNVIGPGGKVIKDIIARTGAAINIEDSGRVDIASANSDSVKAAIAMIQALTREAEIGKIYTGTVRKIAEFGAFVELFPGTDGLIHISELSDKRVKSVSDVLNEGDEVLVKVVSIDKTGKIRLSRKEAMAERAAAQQTPPPGEGAPSATQPDAKA
- a CDS encoding M23 family metallopeptidase, with the translated sequence MFSHRARGLLDFTMALLCLWAAYHHTPAGALVRRGAAWAFRTQSTARPLLAYYEGVSSSGVAAAALVPEAPLPRGLSQAEALAYGTHLALKGLKPEARRHTMALAREVGVSPLSLLDAEGGPAAARALHEALGVDFPDPQARLTAVFAGRVPARYAVERVGAEGGALSLERLAQQLPPGFEDAKVAATQTLALTTAFGLGWPVPESTRISSPFGYRVHPTLGTRKLHTGVDLGVPVGTEVRTVAEGTVRRASEDAVNGKVLLIDHGSGVTTAYCHNAELLVRPGQRVARGEPIARSGNTGRSTGPHLHYQLELSAQAVDPLRFRVRKQAVAGPPLP
- the rbfA gene encoding 30S ribosome-binding factor RbfA is translated as MTTHSRPERVGQEIQAAIGQLLTRGELRDPRIGFITITGVKVSPDLRVARVFYSMMGTDKEREETQKGLEAAKGFVRREVTSAVNLRVSPEIFFSFDESVGEGDKIDRLLREVKQKEGW
- the rpsO gene encoding 30S ribosomal protein S15, which codes for MSLHQERKSELVTKFRTHESDTGSPEVQVALLSERINMLTEHFKTHKKDHHSRRGLLKLVGQRRRLLDYLKSKDTNRYKKLIDGLGIRK
- the dut gene encoding dUTP diphosphatase, which gives rise to MPSPLSLQVRRVRPDHPEPLPLPRYETELAAGMDLRADIEGARTLKPLERLAVPTGLALALPPGYEGQVRPRSGLALKHGVTLLNAPGTIDADYRGEVQVILVNLSQEPFTLSRGDRIAQLVVVPVSTVELQEVSVLEVTPRGEGGFGSTGR